The Sphingobium sp. JS3065 genome includes a region encoding these proteins:
- a CDS encoding DODA-type extradiol aromatic ring-opening family dioxygenase, translating to MRQATFFIPHGGGPCFFMDPSDPDRPHSDPIWHAMQAHLANLIAALPERPKAILLVSGHWEESRFTVHTGERPGLLFDYYGFPPHSYTLRWDAPGAPALARRAAGLLEQAGFPAGTEEDRGWDHGVFIPMKVALPQADIPLAQLSLRHDLDPEAHIAAGRALAPLRDEGVLIVGSGMSFHNLRVRGFQATAPSKLWDDALNAAVTEPDPAIRAGRVAAWADLPHARFAHPREEHLLPLMVALGAGGEDAAVRDHASTVLGWTVSGYRFG from the coding sequence ATGAGACAAGCGACCTTCTTCATTCCGCATGGCGGCGGTCCATGCTTTTTCATGGACCCCAGCGACCCGGACCGCCCGCATAGCGACCCGATATGGCATGCCATGCAGGCCCATCTGGCGAACCTCATCGCCGCCCTGCCCGAACGGCCGAAGGCGATCCTGCTGGTTTCCGGCCATTGGGAGGAAAGCCGCTTCACCGTCCACACCGGCGAACGTCCCGGCCTGTTGTTCGACTATTACGGCTTCCCGCCGCACAGCTACACGCTCCGCTGGGACGCGCCCGGCGCTCCCGCACTTGCCCGCCGGGCTGCCGGTTTGCTGGAACAGGCCGGATTTCCCGCTGGCACGGAGGAGGATCGGGGCTGGGACCATGGCGTCTTCATTCCTATGAAGGTGGCGCTGCCGCAGGCCGACATCCCGCTGGCCCAACTCTCGCTCCGCCACGATCTGGACCCAGAGGCGCACATCGCCGCCGGCCGGGCGCTGGCGCCGCTGCGCGATGAAGGCGTGCTGATCGTCGGTTCGGGCATGAGCTTCCATAATTTGCGTGTCCGCGGCTTTCAGGCCACCGCCCCGTCAAAGCTGTGGGACGACGCCCTGAACGCCGCCGTCACCGAACCCGACCCGGCCATCCGCGCCGGGCGCGTCGCAGCCTGGGCCGATCTTCCCCACGCCCGTTTCGCCCATCCGCGCGAAGAGCATCTCCTGCCGCTCATGGTCGCATTGGGCGCAGGGGGTGAGGATGCGGCGGTGCGCGACCATGCCAGCACCGTGCTGGGCTGGACCGTGTCCGGCTATCGCTTCGGCTGA
- a CDS encoding (2Fe-2S)-binding protein yields MTKFTVNDRPVQYRMDPATPLLWALRDASNLTGTKYGCGTGDCGACTVDIDGEAVRSCQVTIAATEGKFVTTIEGLSPDRGHPLQQVFAADNVSQCGYCIPGVIMTASALLRRTSDPSDEEIDAALTNICRCGIYPRLRGAIQHAGRVMRGEEVVDAVPPSGIPPDEAAKAVPALRRP; encoded by the coding sequence ATGACGAAATTCACGGTCAACGACCGGCCCGTCCAATATCGCATGGACCCGGCGACGCCGCTGCTGTGGGCCTTGCGGGATGCGTCCAACCTGACCGGGACCAAATATGGCTGCGGAACGGGGGATTGCGGCGCCTGCACGGTCGATATCGACGGGGAAGCGGTGCGATCCTGCCAGGTGACCATCGCCGCCACCGAGGGAAAGTTCGTCACCACCATAGAGGGGCTGTCGCCCGATCGCGGCCATCCGCTGCAACAGGTGTTCGCGGCCGACAATGTCTCCCAATGCGGCTATTGCATCCCCGGCGTCATCATGACGGCTTCCGCGCTGCTGCGGCGGACCAGCGATCCCAGCGATGAGGAAATCGACGCCGCGCTCACCAATATCTGCCGCTGCGGCATCTATCCCCGGTTGCGGGGAGCGATCCAGCATGCCGGGCGCGTGATGCGCGGCGAGGAGGTGGTGGACGCCGTGCCGCCTTCCGGGATCCCGCCCGATGAAGCGGCCAAGGCGGTTCCGGCGTTGCGGAGACCCTAG
- a CDS encoding DUF2721 domain-containing protein, translated as MIPLPQVSQVAQTIQLALAPVFLLAGIGAFLNVCVGRLARIIDRARKVEEKILASRGKEHDRMVSEIRMLDRRMSVVNGAIFLTVASACAICLVVILLFAANLLGSHLGTPIAILFSLAMTLQAAGFATFIQEIRLASRTIHIRNEVLYHKVEEESAE; from the coding sequence ATGATCCCACTTCCCCAGGTCTCCCAGGTCGCGCAGACCATCCAGCTTGCATTGGCCCCCGTGTTCCTGCTGGCGGGCATCGGCGCGTTCCTGAACGTCTGCGTCGGGCGGCTGGCGCGCATCATCGACCGGGCGCGGAAGGTGGAGGAGAAGATCCTCGCCTCCCGCGGCAAGGAACATGACCGCATGGTCAGCGAGATCCGCATGCTGGACCGGCGGATGAGCGTGGTCAACGGCGCGATCTTCCTGACGGTGGCGTCGGCGTGCGCGATCTGTCTGGTGGTCATCCTGCTGTTCGCGGCGAACCTGCTGGGTTCGCATCTGGGCACCCCCATCGCGATCCTGTTCAGCCTGGCCATGACGTTGCAGGCGGCGGGCTTCGCCACCTTCATCCAGGAAATCCGGCTGGCGTCGCGCACCATCCACATCCGCAACGAAGTCCTCTATCACAAGGTCGAGGAAGAGAGCGCGGAATGA
- a CDS encoding LL-diaminopimelate aminotransferase — protein MSEEFYRMKRLPPYVIAEVNAMRAAARAAGEDIIDLGMGNPDLPPPDHVIAKLCEVAQKPSAHGYSQSMGIPGLRKAQANYYGRRFGVDLDPETEVVVTMGSKEGLASLATAITAPGDVVLAPNPSYPIHMFGFIIAGATIRSVPTTPDEHYWQALDRAMAFTVPRPSILVVGYPSNPTAETVDLAFYERLVAWAKENKVWVLSDLAYSELYYDGNPTPSILQVPGAKDVAVEFTSLSKTYSMAGWRIGFAVGNTQLIAALKRVKSYLDYGAFTPIQAAACAALNGPQDIVQKNRELYHKRRDVMVEAFGRAGWDIPAPRASMFAWAPLPPALKDMGSLEFSKQLLTHAKVAVAPGVGYGEDGEGYVRIAMVENEQRLRQAARNIRQYLKSMGVNTPAKGAA, from the coding sequence ATGTCCGAAGAATTCTACCGCATGAAGCGTCTGCCGCCCTATGTCATCGCTGAAGTGAACGCGATGCGGGCCGCCGCGCGAGCCGCGGGGGAGGACATTATCGACTTAGGCATGGGCAATCCCGACCTGCCGCCGCCCGACCATGTGATCGCCAAGCTGTGCGAAGTCGCGCAAAAGCCGAGCGCGCACGGCTATTCCCAGTCGATGGGCATTCCAGGGCTGCGCAAGGCGCAGGCCAATTATTATGGCCGCCGCTTCGGCGTCGATCTGGACCCGGAAACCGAAGTCGTCGTGACCATGGGGTCGAAGGAAGGGCTGGCCAGCCTGGCCACCGCGATCACAGCGCCGGGCGATGTCGTGCTGGCGCCCAACCCCAGCTACCCGATCCACATGTTCGGCTTCATCATCGCGGGCGCGACCATCCGGTCCGTGCCGACCACGCCGGACGAGCATTATTGGCAGGCGCTGGACCGGGCGATGGCCTTCACCGTGCCGCGTCCATCGATCCTGGTGGTCGGTTATCCCAGCAACCCGACGGCGGAGACGGTCGACCTCGCCTTTTACGAGCGGCTGGTCGCCTGGGCGAAGGAGAACAAGGTCTGGGTGCTGTCCGACCTCGCCTATTCAGAGCTTTATTATGACGGCAATCCGACGCCCTCCATCCTTCAGGTGCCGGGTGCCAAGGATGTGGCGGTGGAGTTCACCTCCCTGTCCAAGACCTATTCCATGGCGGGCTGGCGCATCGGCTTCGCGGTGGGCAACACGCAGTTGATCGCGGCGTTGAAGCGGGTGAAATCCTATCTGGACTATGGCGCGTTCACGCCGATCCAGGCGGCGGCCTGTGCGGCGCTCAACGGCCCGCAGGACATCGTACAGAAGAACCGCGAGCTTTATCACAAGCGCCGCGACGTGATGGTGGAGGCCTTTGGCCGGGCGGGATGGGACATTCCCGCGCCCAGGGCGTCGATGTTCGCATGGGCGCCGCTGCCCCCTGCCCTCAAGGATATGGGGAGCCTGGAATTTTCCAAGCAGTTGCTGACCCATGCCAAGGTCGCGGTCGCGCCCGGTGTCGGCTATGGCGAGGATGGCGAGGGCTATGTCCGCATCGCCATGGTGGAAAATGAGCAGCGTCTGCGTCAGGCGGCGCGCAACATCCGTCAATATCTGAAGTCGATGGGTGTCAACACGCCCGCCAAGGGCGCGGCCTGA